The Calditrichota bacterium genomic interval TCCTTTGCGCAGGGGCGGCGAAAGGGGTTGATCGGGTGGCTTTGGTTGTCTATCGGGATGACCTTGCGGTCGTGATGATGAACATCTATCCCTATAACAACGGACATCTTTTGGTGGCTCCAGTGCGGCATATCGGAGAGTTGAGCCAAATGACCGCGGACGAAGCGCGGCACGTGAACGACGTCGTCCGCCGGGCAGTCGAGTGGCTGCAGGCGGCTTACCGGCCCGACGGCTTCAACCTCGGGATGAACCTCGGCCGGGTGGCGGGAGCCGGCCTGCCGGGGCACTTGCACATCCATATCGTCCCGCGCTGGAACGGAGATACCAACTTCATGCCGGTAACGGCCGCGACGAAAGTGCTCTCGGAGGCGCTCAAGGCGGGGTGGGAGAGGCTGAGGAAGGAGGCGGGGAAGTGAGGGAGCATACAATAATAAGGGGGGA includes:
- a CDS encoding HIT domain-containing protein, which codes for MDRLWAPWRLAYIESAKDDSVTDRHSREGGTGTGMQHADNPVPGDCFLCAGAAKGVDRVALVVYRDDLAVVMMNIYPYNNGHLLVAPVRHIGELSQMTADEARHVNDVVRRAVEWLQAAYRPDGFNLGMNLGRVAGAGLPGHLHIHIVPRWNGDTNFMPVTAATKVLSEALKAGWERLRKEAGK